One stretch of Streptomyces sp. MMBL 11-1 DNA includes these proteins:
- a CDS encoding glycoside hydrolase family 9 protein → MAGAAAAVGLLAGTLAAPAGAAQPVNEPSEPPEIIVNGDFSAGTAPWWSTDNSPVAVSDGRLCADVPGGTANAWDAIVGQNGLALTAGEGYTLSYTATSTVPVTIRTNVQMATEPWTTELATAQPVGATAERVTETFTAGADHDAAQLAFQIGGSAEALTFCVDDVSLRGGTAPPPYEPDTGSPVRVNQVGYLTHGPKAGTVVTDGTDPLPWTLESADGTRVAGGTTTPAGVDTASRHNVHTFDFSAVTTAGEGYTVTVAGERSEPFAIGDDLYASLRTDALAYFYHNRSGIEIDADIVGEQYARPAGHVGVSPNQGDNDVPCQPGVCDYRLDAAGGWYDAGDHGKYVVNGGISVAQLMSTFERTLYEETADAAPLGDGELRLPEHGNATPDILDEARWELEFLMRMQVPAGEPLAGMAHHKLHDKAWTGLPLRPDRDPQPRELHPPTTAATLNLAATAAQCARLFQVYDADFAARCRSAARSAWTAAKAHPDILADPQDATGGGAYNDDDVRDEFYWAAAELFLTTGEDGYRQEVLRSPLHGDTDAVFPRGGLSWGSVAGLGALNLARVPGKLSADQLAVVRGMVTEAADGYAADSAAAAYGLPYAPDDGHYVWGSNSQVANNMVVLGSAHDLTGRAVYRDAVLRGLDYLLGRNALNQSYVTGYGERDSRNQHHRFWANQLDPALPNPAPGSLAGGPNASIEDPVAQAKLKGCAPAMCYIDDIESWATNEITINWNAPLAWVASYVDDLGGGEPVPTRCEVTYTSQRWSDGFTTHVALKNTGDRPVQPWRLDWTFADRQQVTDAWGADIGQDGPRVTAGALDWNATLAPGGTVRFGFNGRPTGLVHDPRVFRLNGQACGTTS, encoded by the coding sequence CTGGCGGGCGCCGCAGCCGCCGTCGGACTGCTGGCCGGCACTCTCGCCGCACCCGCCGGCGCGGCCCAACCCGTCAACGAGCCGTCCGAGCCCCCCGAGATCATCGTCAACGGGGACTTCTCCGCGGGCACCGCTCCCTGGTGGTCGACGGACAACAGTCCCGTCGCCGTCTCGGACGGACGGCTCTGTGCCGACGTCCCCGGGGGCACGGCCAACGCGTGGGACGCCATCGTCGGGCAGAACGGGCTCGCCCTCACCGCCGGCGAGGGATACACCCTGAGCTACACGGCGACGTCCACCGTGCCGGTCACCATCCGCACCAACGTGCAGATGGCGACCGAACCGTGGACCACGGAACTCGCCACAGCGCAGCCGGTCGGGGCGACCGCCGAACGCGTCACGGAGACCTTCACGGCCGGAGCCGACCACGACGCGGCGCAGCTCGCCTTCCAGATCGGGGGCAGCGCCGAGGCCCTCACCTTCTGCGTCGACGACGTGTCGCTGCGCGGCGGGACCGCGCCGCCGCCGTACGAACCGGACACCGGCTCCCCGGTCCGGGTCAACCAGGTCGGGTACCTCACCCACGGACCCAAGGCCGGCACCGTCGTCACCGACGGGACCGACCCGCTGCCCTGGACACTCGAATCGGCCGACGGGACACGCGTGGCCGGCGGCACCACCACTCCGGCGGGCGTGGACACCGCCTCGCGGCACAACGTCCACACCTTCGACTTCAGCGCCGTGACGACCGCGGGGGAGGGGTACACGGTCACGGTCGCGGGCGAGAGGAGCGAGCCGTTCGCCATCGGCGACGACCTCTACGCGTCGCTGCGCACCGACGCGCTCGCGTACTTCTACCACAACCGCAGCGGCATCGAGATCGACGCGGACATCGTGGGCGAGCAGTACGCGCGACCGGCCGGCCATGTGGGCGTGAGCCCCAACCAGGGCGACAACGACGTGCCCTGCCAGCCGGGCGTGTGCGACTACCGTCTCGACGCGGCCGGGGGCTGGTACGACGCCGGCGACCACGGCAAGTACGTGGTCAACGGGGGTATATCGGTGGCCCAGTTGATGTCCACGTTCGAACGGACCCTGTACGAGGAGACCGCCGACGCCGCGCCGCTCGGCGACGGCGAGCTGCGGCTGCCCGAGCACGGGAACGCCACCCCCGACATCCTCGACGAGGCCCGCTGGGAGCTGGAGTTCCTCATGCGGATGCAGGTGCCCGCGGGGGAGCCGCTCGCCGGCATGGCCCACCACAAGCTGCACGACAAGGCGTGGACCGGACTGCCGCTCCGGCCGGACCGTGACCCCCAGCCCCGGGAACTGCATCCGCCGACCACGGCGGCCACCCTCAACCTGGCGGCCACCGCCGCCCAGTGCGCCCGTCTCTTCCAGGTCTACGACGCGGACTTCGCGGCGCGGTGCCGGTCGGCCGCGCGGTCCGCGTGGACAGCGGCCAAGGCCCACCCGGACATCCTCGCCGATCCGCAGGACGCCACGGGCGGCGGCGCCTACAACGACGACGACGTGCGGGACGAGTTCTACTGGGCGGCGGCGGAACTGTTCCTCACCACCGGTGAGGACGGCTACCGCCAGGAAGTCCTCCGCTCCCCGCTGCACGGTGACACCGACGCGGTCTTCCCCCGCGGCGGCTTGTCCTGGGGCTCGGTCGCCGGGCTCGGCGCCCTGAACCTCGCGCGGGTGCCGGGCAAGCTGTCCGCCGATCAGCTCGCCGTCGTGCGCGGCATGGTGACCGAAGCCGCCGACGGATACGCGGCCGACTCGGCGGCGGCCGCGTACGGCCTTCCGTACGCCCCCGACGACGGACACTACGTATGGGGCTCGAACAGCCAGGTCGCCAACAACATGGTCGTCCTGGGCTCCGCCCACGACCTGACCGGCAGGGCCGTCTACCGTGACGCCGTCCTGCGCGGACTCGACTACCTGCTGGGCCGCAACGCGCTGAACCAGTCCTACGTCACCGGGTACGGCGAGCGGGACTCGCGCAACCAGCACCACCGGTTCTGGGCCAACCAGCTCGACCCGGCCCTGCCGAACCCCGCACCGGGATCCCTGGCCGGCGGTCCGAACGCCTCCATCGAGGACCCCGTCGCGCAGGCCAAGCTGAAGGGCTGCGCACCGGCGATGTGCTACATCGACGACATCGAGTCCTGGGCCACGAACGAGATCACCATCAACTGGAACGCCCCGCTCGCCTGGGTCGCGTCCTACGTGGACGATCTGGGCGGCGGTGAGCCCGTGCCGACGCGGTGCGAGGTGACGTACACCTCGCAGCGCTGGAGCGACGGCTTCACCACCCACGTCGCGCTGAAGAACACCGGCGACCGCCCCGTCCAGCCCTGGCGGCTCGACTGGACGTTCGCCGACCGGCAGCAGGTGACCGACGCCTGGGGCGCCGACATCGGGCAGGACGGGCCCCGGGTCACCGCAGGGGCCCTGGACTGGAACGCCACTCTCGCGCCCGGCGGCACCGTGCGGTTCGGCTTCAACGGCCGGCCCACCGGCCTCGTGCACGACCCCCGGGTCTTCCGGCTGAACGGCCAGGCCTGCGGGACGACATCGTGA
- a CDS encoding glycosyl hydrolase family 95 catalytic domain-containing protein, translating into MRHGTWEPRPAGRWEDAFLSGNGRHGAMVFGDPADERVVVNHHTLVRPNGSEALGPPALAAGLPALRAALLAGDTRAAEEFGAGHPHVWVQPFHPAFQVRVRGGGAAGGPGYRRQVDFTSGQVSASDDGWRSDLFVSRTDDVIVHRVSGGPGALSAEVRLDERLPGLPDGLRFSRSVVCEKNGHPATRAVLSLRTEYGNGRTAFTGTTLVVVPDGRADAAGDLLRVTGASAILLLTRVERHPADSDPGPAHRRALDALLEADQVSVAEGVPPRPDARDAVDLAYARLLAGHLPAHRGAYLRAGLTLTTDPAERELPGTALLRRPDSPALLERLFAAGRYHLLSSSGMLPPRLTGLWTGDWNTAWSGAFTTNANLNLQVASAAAGALPEVSRAHAELVRGQLADWRDNAREIFGARGVVAPSHTDGESGHTRHFERAYPLHLWTAGADWLLHPLVDEALTGGRPPDPWLPSALVEVAEFYDDFLVSRGPDAPVAVVPSYSPENRPANASWGTVDATMDIAAARHALTTAADFRPGHPRAPHWRALAARLAPYRVNEDGALAEWAGPELADTYDHRHISHLYPVWPLDEINPHDTPALAAAAHRALELRGTENDSAHGRLHTALVAARLRDGELAGRALRHVLHGDYFHDSLMSAHYPGRDVYNADAAHALPAVLIECLVQSSPGRLVLLPAVPRACAEGTLRGIRTRFGARLDLRWSEGHATAVLWPSSDCTIEVVAGGGAPFPLTLVAGERHTLSLPGGR; encoded by the coding sequence GTGAGACACGGGACGTGGGAGCCGCGGCCCGCCGGACGGTGGGAGGACGCCTTCCTCAGCGGCAACGGCCGGCACGGCGCCATGGTGTTCGGAGACCCGGCCGACGAACGCGTCGTCGTGAACCACCACACCCTGGTCCGCCCCAACGGCAGCGAAGCGCTCGGCCCCCCGGCGCTCGCCGCCGGACTCCCCGCTCTGCGGGCAGCCCTGCTGGCAGGCGACACCCGAGCGGCGGAGGAGTTCGGCGCCGGACACCCGCACGTGTGGGTGCAGCCCTTCCACCCCGCCTTCCAGGTCCGCGTACGAGGCGGGGGCGCGGCGGGGGGACCGGGATACCGCAGGCAGGTGGACTTCACCAGCGGGCAGGTGAGCGCCAGCGACGACGGCTGGCGCAGTGACCTCTTCGTCTCACGCACCGACGACGTGATCGTCCACCGGGTGTCCGGCGGGCCCGGCGCGCTGAGTGCCGAGGTCCGCCTCGACGAGCGCCTGCCCGGGCTGCCCGACGGGCTGCGCTTCTCCCGCTCGGTCGTGTGCGAGAAGAACGGGCACCCGGCCACCAGGGCGGTACTGAGCCTGCGCACCGAGTACGGGAACGGACGGACCGCCTTCACGGGGACCACCCTGGTGGTCGTCCCCGACGGCCGGGCGGACGCGGCCGGTGACCTGCTGCGGGTCACCGGAGCCTCCGCGATCCTGCTGCTGACCCGGGTGGAGCGGCACCCTGCCGACAGCGACCCCGGCCCCGCGCACCGCCGCGCGCTGGACGCCCTGCTCGAAGCCGACCAGGTCAGCGTGGCCGAGGGCGTCCCACCCCGCCCGGACGCGCGCGATGCCGTCGACCTGGCGTACGCACGGCTCCTGGCCGGACACCTGCCCGCTCACCGTGGTGCCTACCTCCGTGCCGGACTCACCCTCACGACGGACCCGGCGGAGAGAGAACTGCCGGGCACCGCGCTGCTGCGCCGTCCGGACAGCCCGGCACTTCTCGAACGCCTCTTCGCGGCGGGCCGCTACCACCTCCTGTCGTCCAGCGGCATGCTGCCGCCGCGCCTCACCGGCCTCTGGACGGGCGACTGGAACACCGCCTGGTCCGGCGCCTTCACCACCAACGCCAACCTCAACCTGCAGGTGGCGTCCGCCGCCGCCGGGGCGCTGCCCGAGGTGTCCCGGGCCCACGCGGAACTCGTACGCGGTCAACTGGCCGACTGGCGCGACAACGCCCGTGAAATCTTCGGCGCACGCGGCGTCGTCGCGCCCTCCCACACCGACGGGGAGAGCGGCCACACCCGGCACTTCGAACGCGCCTACCCCCTGCACCTGTGGACCGCGGGCGCCGACTGGCTGCTCCACCCCCTGGTCGACGAAGCCCTCACCGGCGGCCGGCCGCCCGACCCCTGGCTCCCTTCCGCGCTGGTCGAAGTTGCCGAGTTCTACGATGACTTCCTGGTCAGCCGCGGCCCCGACGCCCCCGTGGCGGTGGTCCCCTCGTACTCGCCCGAGAACCGCCCCGCCAACGCGAGCTGGGGCACCGTCGACGCCACGATGGACATCGCCGCCGCCCGCCACGCCCTGACCACCGCCGCCGACTTCCGGCCCGGCCATCCCCGCGCCCCGCACTGGCGAGCCCTCGCCGCCAGGCTTGCTCCGTACCGGGTCAACGAGGACGGAGCGCTGGCCGAATGGGCCGGTCCCGAGCTGGCGGACACCTACGACCACCGGCACATCAGCCACCTCTACCCGGTGTGGCCGCTCGACGAGATCAACCCCCACGACACGCCCGCCCTGGCGGCGGCCGCCCACCGCGCTCTCGAACTGCGCGGCACCGAGAACGACTCGGCGCACGGCCGCCTGCACACCGCCCTCGTCGCCGCTCGGCTGCGCGACGGGGAACTGGCGGGCCGAGCACTCCGCCACGTGCTGCACGGCGACTACTTCCACGACTCACTCATGAGCGCCCACTACCCGGGGCGGGACGTGTACAACGCGGACGCCGCGCACGCCCTGCCCGCGGTGCTCATCGAGTGCCTGGTCCAGTCGTCCCCCGGCCGGCTGGTGCTGCTGCCCGCCGTGCCGCGCGCGTGCGCCGAGGGCACCTTGCGGGGCATCCGAACGCGCTTCGGGGCCCGACTCGACCTGCGGTGGTCCGAAGGGCACGCCACCGCCGTGCTGTGGCCGTCGAGCGACTGCACGATCGAGGTGGTCGCGGGAGGCGGAGCCCCCTTCCCACTGACCCTCGTCGCCGGCGAGAGGCACACGCTCTCCCTCCCCGGCGGGAGATGA
- a CDS encoding beta-galactosidase codes for MPTLNDATRSRILLGGDYNPEQWPEEMWAEDMRLMKEAEVTSATIGVFSWAKIEPRPGERHFGWLDRIVDLLHQHGIGAVLATPTAAPPAWMGSLHPETLPRGEDGSTVWYGSRQHFCPSSPVYRAYATAITKDLAERYGDHPALRMWHINNEYCTFCWCDETARHFRRWLRRVYTTTDALNEAWGTAFWSQRYDTWEQVIPPRRAQYLRNPACTLDFRRFTSDALLECYTAERDIVAARTPHIPVTTNFMPFWTGQDAWRWAQEEDVVSVDIYPDPTDPHAGQYGAMIQDMTRSQARGPWMVMEQAAGAVNFRDVNVPKPRGLGRLWSLQAVARGADAVCHFQWRQSRQGAEKFHSAMVSHAGEHGRAYQEIKQIGAELSRLGERVAGTHVTAEVAVLHDWNSWWADEQEGRPSSEVHYPTVVRAWHRALWEAGITTDFAHPEHDLDAYRLIVVPHLYLLTDAAVDNLVAHVRGGSTLVCGFMTGAADQDDRIRPGGMDERLRDLFGIRLVHEWWPLPAGEKVACEGREGLNPFEGTLWAEELERSAAETVATYRSGELVGMPAVLRHGRAWYVSTLPEPTALRELLAHVACGAGVRPVLENRPPGLEAIRRGDVLFLLNHAPGPIDVDVPGPCRDLITGDRVDGSVRLERHGVAVLA; via the coding sequence ATGCCTACTCTCAACGACGCCACCCGATCCCGCATCCTCCTCGGCGGCGACTACAACCCGGAGCAGTGGCCCGAGGAGATGTGGGCGGAGGACATGCGACTGATGAAGGAGGCCGAGGTCACCTCCGCCACCATCGGGGTGTTCTCCTGGGCGAAGATCGAACCCCGCCCGGGAGAACGCCACTTCGGCTGGCTCGACCGGATCGTGGACCTGCTGCACCAGCACGGCATAGGGGCCGTCCTCGCCACCCCCACCGCCGCACCGCCGGCGTGGATGGGATCCCTCCACCCCGAAACACTGCCGCGCGGCGAGGACGGATCCACCGTCTGGTACGGATCACGCCAGCACTTCTGCCCCAGCTCACCCGTCTACCGGGCCTACGCGACGGCCATCACGAAGGACCTCGCCGAGCGTTACGGCGACCACCCGGCCCTGCGCATGTGGCACATCAACAACGAGTACTGCACCTTCTGCTGGTGCGACGAGACCGCACGGCACTTCCGCCGCTGGCTGCGCCGCGTGTACACCACGACCGACGCCCTGAACGAGGCCTGGGGCACCGCCTTCTGGAGCCAGCGCTACGACACGTGGGAGCAGGTCATCCCGCCGCGCAGGGCCCAGTACCTGCGCAACCCCGCCTGCACGCTCGACTTCAGACGGTTCACCTCCGACGCCCTCCTGGAGTGCTACACCGCCGAGCGCGACATCGTTGCCGCGCGCACCCCCCACATCCCCGTCACCACCAACTTCATGCCGTTCTGGACCGGCCAGGACGCATGGAGGTGGGCCCAGGAGGAGGACGTCGTCTCCGTCGACATCTACCCGGACCCCACCGACCCGCACGCCGGCCAGTACGGAGCCATGATCCAGGACATGACCCGCTCCCAGGCCCGCGGACCGTGGATGGTGATGGAGCAGGCGGCGGGCGCGGTGAACTTCCGCGACGTCAACGTGCCCAAGCCCCGTGGACTGGGCCGGCTCTGGTCCCTCCAGGCCGTCGCCCGCGGCGCGGACGCCGTCTGCCACTTCCAGTGGAGGCAGTCGCGACAGGGAGCGGAGAAGTTCCACTCGGCCATGGTCTCCCACGCCGGTGAACACGGCCGCGCCTACCAGGAGATCAAACAGATCGGTGCCGAACTGTCCCGGCTGGGAGAGCGCGTCGCCGGCACCCACGTCACCGCGGAGGTGGCGGTCCTCCACGACTGGAACTCCTGGTGGGCCGACGAACAGGAGGGCCGCCCCTCCTCCGAGGTGCACTACCCCACCGTCGTACGCGCCTGGCACCGCGCCCTGTGGGAGGCCGGGATCACCACCGACTTCGCCCACCCCGAACACGACCTGGACGCCTACCGCCTCATCGTCGTTCCGCACCTGTATCTGCTCACCGACGCCGCGGTGGACAACCTCGTCGCCCACGTACGCGGCGGCTCCACCCTCGTCTGCGGGTTCATGACCGGGGCCGCGGACCAGGACGACCGTATCCGCCCCGGCGGCATGGACGAACGCCTGCGCGATCTGTTCGGTATCCGCCTCGTCCACGAATGGTGGCCGCTGCCGGCGGGCGAGAAGGTGGCATGCGAGGGCCGCGAGGGCCTGAACCCCTTCGAGGGAACCCTCTGGGCGGAGGAACTGGAACGGTCCGCGGCCGAGACCGTCGCCACCTACCGAAGTGGTGAGCTCGTCGGCATGCCCGCCGTGCTGCGCCACGGGCGTGCCTGGTACGTCTCCACGCTGCCCGAGCCGACCGCCCTGCGCGAACTGCTCGCCCACGTGGCGTGCGGGGCGGGTGTCCGCCCCGTCCTGGAGAACCGGCCACCCGGCCTCGAAGCGATCCGCCGCGGTGACGTGCTCTTCCTGCTCAACCACGCCCCCGGGCCGATCGACGTCGACGTACCGGGCCCGTGCCGGGACCTGATCACGGGCGACCGGGTGGACGGTTCCGTGCGCCTGGAGCGCCACGGCGTGGCGGTCCTGGCGTGA
- a CDS encoding cellulase family glycosylhydrolase codes for MKRFLALLATCAMALGLTVLAGPQAVAATGCAVDYTVTTRWEGGFQAGVKVTNLGDPVTGWTLKFTMPDAGQRLVQGWNATWSQSGSAVSAVGVDWNRTLSTGASADLGMVGSFTGANPEPTAFTLNGVACTGSVEEPPPVDPPVPGTGTPVDVNGKLHVCGVHLCNQYDRPVQLRGMSTHGIQWFSKCYNTASVDALAEDWKSDLLRVAMYVQEGGYETDPAGFTSRVNGLVDMAEARGMYAMIDFHTLTPGDPNHNLDRAKTFFASVAARNADKKHVIYEIANEPNGVSWTAIKNYAEQVIPVIRAADPDAVIIVGTRGWSSLGVSDGSDESEVVNNPVRADNIMYAFHFYAASHRDSYRATLSRAASRLPLFVTEFGTVSATGGGAMDRASTVAWLDLLDQLKIGYANWTYSDANESSAAFRPGTCDGGDYSSSGVLTESGALLKNRISTPDSFPTG; via the coding sequence GTGAAACGCTTTCTGGCTCTCCTGGCCACCTGCGCCATGGCCCTGGGCCTCACCGTCCTGGCCGGCCCCCAGGCGGTGGCCGCCACCGGATGCGCGGTCGACTACACGGTCACCACACGGTGGGAGGGGGGTTTCCAGGCCGGGGTGAAGGTCACCAACCTGGGTGACCCCGTCACCGGATGGACCCTGAAGTTCACGATGCCCGACGCGGGCCAGAGGCTCGTCCAGGGCTGGAACGCCACCTGGTCGCAGTCCGGTTCCGCGGTCTCCGCGGTGGGCGTCGACTGGAACCGCACCCTGTCCACCGGTGCCTCGGCCGACCTCGGGATGGTGGGTTCCTTCACGGGCGCCAACCCGGAGCCGACGGCGTTCACCCTCAACGGTGTCGCCTGTACGGGTTCCGTGGAGGAGCCCCCGCCCGTCGACCCGCCCGTCCCGGGCACCGGCACCCCCGTCGACGTCAACGGCAAGCTCCACGTCTGCGGCGTGCACCTGTGCAACCAGTACGACCGTCCCGTACAGCTGCGGGGCATGAGCACCCACGGCATCCAGTGGTTCAGCAAGTGCTACAACACCGCGTCCGTGGACGCGCTGGCGGAGGACTGGAAGTCGGATCTGCTGCGGGTGGCCATGTACGTCCAGGAAGGCGGCTACGAGACCGATCCGGCGGGCTTCACCAGCCGGGTGAACGGCCTCGTCGACATGGCCGAGGCACGTGGCATGTACGCCATGATCGATTTCCACACGCTGACGCCGGGCGACCCGAACCACAACCTCGACCGGGCCAAGACGTTCTTCGCGTCCGTGGCGGCCCGCAACGCCGACAAGAAGCACGTGATCTACGAGATCGCCAACGAGCCCAACGGAGTGAGCTGGACGGCCATCAAGAACTACGCCGAGCAGGTCATCCCGGTGATCCGGGCCGCCGACCCGGACGCCGTCATCATCGTCGGCACCCGTGGCTGGTCCTCACTGGGCGTCTCCGACGGCTCCGACGAGAGCGAGGTCGTCAACAACCCCGTCCGGGCGGACAACATCATGTACGCCTTCCACTTCTACGCCGCCAGTCACCGTGACTCCTACCGCGCCACGCTGAGCCGCGCGGCCTCCCGGCTGCCGCTCTTCGTCACCGAGTTCGGCACGGTGAGCGCCACCGGCGGGGGAGCGATGGACCGGGCGAGCACGGTGGCCTGGCTGGACCTGCTCGACCAGCTGAAGATCGGCTACGCGAACTGGACCTACTCCGACGCGAACGAGAGCAGCGCGGCCTTCAGGCCGGGCACCTGCGACGGCGGTGACTACAGCAGCAGCGGTGTGCTGACCGAATCGGGGGCGCTGCTCAAGAACCGCATCAGCACCCCGGACTCCTTCCCCACGGGCTGA
- a CDS encoding lytic polysaccharide monooxygenase codes for MARRKKLFTSLAAVLATLLGGIGLTLMGQTDAEAHGVTMTPGSRTYLCMLDARTGTGALDPTNPACKAALAESGATALYNWFAVLDSNAGGRGEGYVPDGKLCSAGDRSPYNFTGYNAPRSDWPRTHLTSGATIQVKHSNWAAHPGSFRVYLSKPGYSPSTALGWDDLELIGTVTDPPQTGGAGTDGGHYYWDLDLPSGRSGDAVMFIQWVRSDSQENFFSCSDIVFDGGNGEVTGIRGSGGTPQPTPTPTPTPTPTPTDPHTGCMAVYNVTNSWNGGFQGSVEVMNHGTTPREGWAVRWMPGVGSRVSSVWNGALTTAPDGTLTVRNLDHNRTIAPEGSTTFGFTATSTGNDFPVGSIGCVTP; via the coding sequence ATGGCCCGACGCAAGAAGCTGTTCACCTCCCTGGCGGCGGTGCTCGCGACGCTGCTCGGCGGAATCGGCCTGACCTTGATGGGCCAGACCGACGCGGAGGCGCACGGCGTCACGATGACACCGGGATCGCGTACCTACCTCTGCATGCTGGACGCCAGGACCGGCACCGGCGCCCTGGACCCGACCAACCCGGCGTGCAAGGCCGCGCTCGCCGAGAGCGGCGCGACCGCGCTGTACAACTGGTTCGCCGTGCTCGACTCCAACGCGGGCGGACGGGGGGAGGGGTACGTCCCGGACGGGAAGCTGTGCAGTGCCGGCGACCGGTCGCCGTACAACTTCACCGGTTACAACGCCCCTCGCTCCGACTGGCCCCGGACGCATCTGACGTCCGGGGCGACCATCCAGGTCAAGCACAGCAACTGGGCGGCACACCCGGGCTCCTTCCGGGTCTACCTGTCCAAGCCCGGCTACTCGCCCAGCACCGCGCTGGGCTGGGACGACCTGGAGCTGATCGGGACGGTCACCGATCCGCCGCAGACGGGCGGGGCGGGCACGGACGGCGGTCACTACTACTGGGACCTGGACCTGCCCTCGGGCCGCTCGGGTGACGCCGTCATGTTCATCCAGTGGGTGCGCTCGGACAGCCAGGAGAACTTCTTCTCCTGCTCCGACATCGTCTTCGACGGCGGCAACGGCGAGGTGACCGGCATCCGCGGCTCGGGCGGCACTCCCCAGCCGACGCCCACTCCGACCCCGACACCCACTCCGACCCCCACCGACCCGCACACCGGGTGCATGGCCGTCTACAACGTGACCAACTCCTGGAACGGCGGCTTCCAGGGTTCCGTCGAAGTCATGAACCACGGCACGACACCGCGTGAGGGCTGGGCCGTGCGGTGGATGCCCGGCGTCGGCTCCAGGGTCAGCAGCGTGTGGAACGGTGCGCTGACCACGGCGCCCGACGGGACGCTGACGGTCAGGAACCTCGACCACAACCGCACCATCGCACCGGAGGGCAGCACCACCTTCGGCTTCACCGCGACCTCGACCGGCAACGACTTCCCGGTCGGTTCGATCGGCTGCGTCACCCCGTAG
- a CDS encoding LacI family DNA-binding transcriptional regulator translates to MVTLADVAQHAGVSASTVSYVLSGKRTISEVTKRRVERSITELGYHPNAGARALASSRSNIIALMMPLRTDMYVPVMMEIAIAVATNAREHGFDVLMLTGEEGPTAVRRVVASGLVDAIILMDVELDDARLPVLRESGRPAVLIGLPSQTTGFTCVDLDFTEAGALCVEHLAELGHREIAVIGEAPAVYERKAGFAERTIDGLRARAHRLGLRVLHRPCEGTYASMASAVGQIFTERPEVTGFVVHNEQAVEPLLSLLRQNRRAVPEDISVVAVCPEQVALQGSVRLTSVTIPAREMARQAVDRLIAKIEGEADDEVVLLEPELVVRASSGAAPVRG, encoded by the coding sequence ATGGTCACCCTTGCCGACGTGGCGCAGCATGCCGGAGTTTCCGCCAGCACGGTCAGCTATGTCCTCAGTGGCAAGCGAACCATCTCCGAGGTCACCAAGCGCCGGGTGGAACGCAGCATCACGGAACTGGGCTACCACCCCAACGCGGGAGCCAGAGCACTGGCGAGCAGCAGGTCCAACATCATCGCGCTGATGATGCCGTTGCGCACGGACATGTACGTCCCGGTGATGATGGAGATCGCCATCGCCGTCGCCACCAACGCCCGGGAGCACGGCTTCGACGTTCTGATGCTCACCGGCGAAGAGGGGCCCACCGCCGTGCGCCGCGTGGTCGCCAGCGGCCTGGTGGACGCCATCATCCTGATGGACGTGGAACTGGACGACGCCCGGCTCCCCGTGCTGCGTGAGAGCGGACGGCCCGCGGTGCTCATCGGTCTGCCCTCCCAGACCACCGGTTTCACCTGCGTCGACCTGGACTTCACCGAGGCCGGCGCCCTGTGTGTGGAGCACCTGGCCGAGTTGGGGCACCGGGAGATCGCGGTGATCGGCGAGGCTCCGGCCGTGTACGAGCGGAAGGCCGGCTTCGCGGAGCGTACGATCGACGGCCTGCGCGCCCGCGCGCACCGGCTCGGGCTGCGTGTGCTGCACCGTCCGTGCGAGGGCACGTACGCCTCGATGGCGAGCGCCGTCGGGCAGATCTTCACCGAACGCCCCGAGGTCACGGGCTTCGTCGTGCACAACGAGCAGGCGGTGGAGCCGCTGCTCAGCCTGTTGCGCCAGAACAGGCGGGCGGTGCCCGAGGACATCTCGGTCGTCGCCGTCTGCCCCGAGCAGGTCGCCCTCCAGGGCTCGGTCCGGCTGACCTCCGTCACCATCCCCGCGCGGGAGATGGCACGTCAGGCCGTCGACCGCCTCATCGCCAAGATCGAGGGGGAGGCCGACGACGAGGTCGTCCTTCTCGAGCCGGAACTCGTGGTCCGCGCGAGCAGCGGGGCGGCGCCCGTCAGGGGATGA